A region of the Amycolatopsis sp. cg13 genome:
ACCGGCCAGCGCGAGGTCGGGATCCGCGGCGCGAGACAGGGCGAGGAGGACGTCCGTGGCACCGTCGGCGGGTCCGCCTTCGGTCCACCAGCCCGCTGCGCGCAGCTGACCGTCGGCCCGGGTGTCAGTGAAGCCGTACCTGGCCGCCGAAGCTGTGGTCCGCGCGCGCTCTGCCATCGCTCACACCGTAGCCGGACACAGGGTGGTTCAGGCAGCCAGGCGGTCCGGTTCGGTGTCGGCAGCAGAAGGTTCGGGAACCTGGAAGCTGTGTGCGGTGACGGGTTTGCGCCGCGACAGGAGGTAAATCCCGGCTGCGAAGAGAATTCCGGCGAAGCCGACCGCGATGGTCCCGGCCTCGCCCAGCGAAGCGATCTTGCCCGCCGCCGCGCCGACGATCGCCGCCGCGGGCAGCGTGAACAGCCACGCGAGCACCATCCGGCCCGCCATCCGCCAGCGCACCGGAGCCTCGCGACGGCCGACGCCAGAGCCGACGATGCCTCCCGAACACACGTGCGTGGTCGAGAGCGGGAAACCGAGGTGCGAGGACAGCAGGATCACGACAGCACTGCTGGTCTGCGCGGAAAAGCCCTGCGGACCTTCGATGTCGGTGAGGCCCTTGCCGAGCGTGTGAGTGATGCGCCAGCCACCGAGGTACGTGCCCAGCGCGAGCGCGGACGCGGCGCTGATGATCACCCAGACGGGCGGCGCGGACCCGGCGGGGAGGCTGCCGGCCGCCACGAGCGTCAGGGTGATGACACCCATCGTCTTCTGCGCGTCGTTGGTGCCGTGCGCGAGCGAAACGAGCGACGCGGAAACGATCTGCCCAACTCGGAATCCGCGCCCGCCGCGCTTGCGGACCAGGAACCGGTAGACGAGGAAGGTGACCGCGGCCGCCGCCACTCCCGCGATGATCGGGGACGCGGCGGCCGGAACGAGCACCTTGTCCACGATCTTGGCGAAGTGCACGGAATCCGCGCCCGCGGACACCCAGGTCGCGCCGATCAGGCCGCCGAACAGGGCGTGCGACGAACTCGACGGCAGGCCGACGTACCAGGTGAAGAGGTTCCAGACGATCGCCCCGATGAGCCCGCCGAACACGATGGCGGGCCCGATCCTCGTCTCGTCGACCAGACCGCTGGAAATCGTTTTCGCGACCTCGACCGACAGGAACGCGCCTGCCAGGTTCAAGACCGCGGAGATCGCGACGGCGACGCGGGGCCGGAGTGCTCCGGTGGCGATCGAGGTCGCCATCGCGTTCGCCGTGTCGTGGAAGCCGTTGGTGAAATCGAAAACCAGCGCCGTGCAGATCACGACGACGACGAGCAGCGAGGGGTCCACCCCGACCTCCGAACCCTACGGAAATACCTCTCGCAAGGTACCTGACCGTTTGGGTGAACCGTTAACTCGCCGTAAGTGATCCCGACGTCATCCGTTAAGCCAACGGCAACTGGCGTTGACTTTCCGGAGCCGCCTGGAGCTGACCGGCGGCCAACTGGACGAACCGGCGCGCGAACGGACGCCACGTCTCGGCGATTTCCGCGTGCGCAGAGATCAGGCTCTCGCGCTCGAGCGCGCCCGGACGGGTGAGTTCCGCCATTTCCGGCTCGGCTTCGGCCCAGGCGAGGACGACGTCCGAAGTGGTCTCGATGTGGAACTGGACACCGTAGACACAACGGTTCATCCGGTAGGCCTGGTTCGCGTACTTCGGCGTGGACGCGAGCAGCTCGGCGCTTGGCGGCAGAACCGTGATGACGTCGCGGTGGAACTGCAGGACATCCGGGAGGAAGGGCATGTCCGCGAACAGCGGATCGATCCACGCGGCGTCCTTCTTGGACACCAGCCCCGGTCCGACCTCAGGACCGCCCTCGCCCTCCGCGACCTGCCCACCGGTCGCGACGGCGAGCAACTGCGCGCCGAGACAGACCGCGAGCGTCGGCACGGCCTTCCCCGCTGC
Encoded here:
- a CDS encoding anion permease — protein: MDPSLLVVVVICTALVFDFTNGFHDTANAMATSIATGALRPRVAVAISAVLNLAGAFLSVEVAKTISSGLVDETRIGPAIVFGGLIGAIVWNLFTWYVGLPSSSSHALFGGLIGATWVSAGADSVHFAKIVDKVLVPAAASPIIAGVAAAAVTFLVYRFLVRKRGGRGFRVGQIVSASLVSLAHGTNDAQKTMGVITLTLVAAGSLPAGSAPPVWVIISAASALALGTYLGGWRITHTLGKGLTDIEGPQGFSAQTSSAVVILLSSHLGFPLSTTHVCSGGIVGSGVGRREAPVRWRMAGRMVLAWLFTLPAAAIVGAAAGKIASLGEAGTIAVGFAGILFAAGIYLLSRRKPVTAHSFQVPEPSAADTEPDRLAA
- a CDS encoding type 1 glutamine amidotransferase, translated to MTRLLIIQPDATDPLGPLGEWLTEAGAELDVRLPPEQDLPASLDGYAGLICLGGGMGALDDTKHPWLIEVRKLLAAAAGKAVPTLAVCLGAQLLAVATGGQVAEGEGGPEVGPGLVSKKDAAWIDPLFADMPFLPDVLQFHRDVITVLPPSAELLASTPKYANQAYRMNRCVYGVQFHIETTSDVVLAWAEAEPEMAELTRPGALERESLISAHAEIAETWRPFARRFVQLAAGQLQAAPESQRQLPLA